The DNA region AGGTATTTTATATAGGAGGTTAAAGAGAGAGTTTTGCTTGATGGGCATCtagaaaatagtaattttagAGACTTTTAGAAAATAGGTCTTATAATGGGCATCTATTATATTAAAGCAGAAGTCGAAAGTGCTCACATTCACTCTCAGACACGGATTACCGTTTTGCTATTAATGAAATATACTCTTGGTGTTGAAATATTTTGCCCCTGAACGcaaattttcctattttttgcattaaaaataattcaaaaaattcGGCTGAATTAATCTAATATCTCAAAAAGTTATTCACAAAACGGGAATTTTTAGATATATCCCTGTCGTATTCGGAAAAACATCCTTTAAGGGTTTATTTTATAACTATGGTTCAGTTTTATTCTCCAATTGTGATAATTAATGGGCTTAAACTATTTTATGGGCTTATGCAGCGAAAAAAACCCGATGACAATACACCACCTTACTGTAAACCCTAAAAAAGATAGGTCATTTACAACTATAAACACAATATTATCGTTTGCTTTCACCTTAACTCAAAacacgaaaaaaaaatctctactCTTAAATTATGTTCTCAAATCTATATTTGTATTCCACAAAATCATCTTACTGTTTTGTATGATTCATCTTactgttctttttatttttttgttcatatagtggtttcttggagaACAAGATCCACACAATCATGAAGCTTTAATggttgttggttcaccttttAAAAAGGGTATATTGTTATgcttttttgtttagatttttatgattcaccttattgttctttaaaaaaaaggtatattactgtttttatgattctttttatttttctgttcatATAATGGTTTCTTGAAGAACAACATCCACAAATCATGAAGTTTTGATTGTTGTTGGTCcatctttttaaaaaggtatcttattatgctttttgtttaggttttaaaatttgatgattttatgTTCATGTAGAGGTTGCTTTGATAATCCTTTGACGTAGGTATCATGGACCAGATGAATCGATCAAgaaatttgtttctaattaatatcatgtattattattataatattcaGAATTCTTATATTGAAtgtatttactttttttcttgaGTGATCTtgagtatttataatttaattttcactTGAATTGCCATATTTACAGGAAAAAAATTATCGGTAATAGCCATGCATATTTCCGGGTATTTAGAAACGATATTGTTTAATTTTCTATAGCTGGAGTTtcattataaattatttgagGATAATtccatgttttaattatttcttaaaaaacaaaCGTACACGTTGTACCTAAAGAATACGACAATGAGGATCATCTTAATGATGATGTTATGATTTTTTCAACAACTTCAAGATCTTAATTCTCGGATTGGATTGTATTCAATTCACTCCCCAAACTAAAAAATTCGCATATGCTGAAATTCAAAAACCTTTCGGGTTGGTGTCACAAAGAGATGTTATGGAAGCCAATATCAAAGGAGAAGACAATTCGTTTCACCCTAAAATCTGTTACTTTATTCCTTTAACATTTGTTACTTTATTTTAGTTcgattttagttttatttggtttaatgtatcaataatttaattattaatcaattGATATTTGATCTTTTAGCATACATATTGAAGTTTTTGGTTTAAGACTTTCATATAATTAAATCGTTTAACATTTAATAAAGATTGGATTTGTGCTAAATATGTCaaacttatttatttaaatacatttctattaaatatttacatcaatttcaaaatataaaaatatttaatatagttGAATAACATGAAAACAATGCATATATTCAAATTAAAGTAATTTACATGAATTTTATAACGATAAAGATGTAAATAAtagatttgtaaaaaaataaaatcgcATAAGATAGAACTAACGATTTATATCAAATTAACAAATCTGaaacttatatattttatttagatggattgttatctttataattacagttataaaaatgtaaagtgataaagatggaaatcATCACCTTTAGTTATGTATTAGAATATAAAACGATTTTTACTAAatattaacatatttgtaacgGTTGTGATGAAAAcaattatgttaaataaatatatttatttacttaatttgatGGGTATCTATAcagaatttatataaaatttacttATTTGAAACGATGATGATGTAAATGAGAAATGTTTAAGAAGGTAAATTAACATaaagaatgtatatatatgaaatatacatatatcttgaataatttattaatatatatatatatatatataaatattagaatacatctctaaggttatatatatatatatagatacattgGTGAGAGCATATCTTCCATAATTTTAATTGGAGAGTCTGATTCATATTCCAAGGTtgttaaagatttctcattatcgtttatattcaaatcttttattatgttgaatatctaattaaactataattatttctttcatttgatgcagaTTATATTAATGTCATGTATTCTCCAACCGATCGTATTTCTTGTTTGAATTCTTCAAAATACGAATGGAAAATCcgagttaaaattttgtgtttatggGAAGAACACTGCAGCTTGATTCAACAATAGAgatggttttaaaattttaattgataatcaggtttgttatatattaatattcttaatcAATGACTAcatcttttaaacatttattcaggtttattttaaaattatttataatatgataaatttactttatttaataGGGTAATAAGATCCCGTGTATTTTTCATGGCGTTGTTTATGACAGATTTGTGTCCGAATTTCATGTTGGTGATTGGGTTGAGCTGAAAACTTTAAAGTTGTAGATCAATATGAGTCATGCAAAGCTACCACTCATtgatacaaaattattattttgtataagacCAAGATATAAGACTTCGATTGTTGAAGGTGAAGAATACTTTGATAGGAGTGACAACTTCCGTGATAATATAAAAGCATACAATATGATATTTACAATttaacttattttaaaatatgtgaattttacAATATGCGAATTTATACAATGTGTAAAACTAAGGTTCCTAATTtgatatctaattaaattttgggccctaaaacccaaaaatggactattgttttatttgttgtatcATCTATTGTATTGGTTTTTTTAAGGATTACTATTTGTTATTTGATGTTACATGTGTGTATCCATGTTAATATTACTATGCTCTAACGTGGTCAGTATGTTATGTCTTTATTAATGAGATATAacaattatattgtttttttatagaaaaagatCATTACTACagaattataatattataaaataattcaaaccATTTCATAATGTTAACTAAAAACATTACATAGTTCAATTTGTTCAATTCCCATAGGGTGAAATTCATATCACCTAAACAAATTCCTAAACTTGCCCAAAAATGTTACATAATAtcccaaaatatatttatttattgtataCTGTCAAAAAGAGAGTGATGACTAGATTGATATCATAATCAAATCTTTACAAGATCATTTACAAgagtttgaatatttaaattattttaaaactataaaaacagattaaaaaatattaaatgataaaGTCACAACTTTGAAAGATGATTAATCATGAGACCTTTGAGTTCCACAAAGAACTTGGACACTCTATCTTTTATTTACCACAAACAGATAAAAAAACCCTACTTTCAATCTCTCAAAAAGCTTTCATAGTAATCAGAAAGATGATCTACGCAAAAGTTTCTGATTTACGTCCGGGAAGAACCGATTGGAAGATACAAGCAAAGGTATTGAGTATTTGGTTTACACACAAATTTTTTGTGAAAAGGGTTGTTATCTTGGCAGATGAGAAGGTAAAAATCATAACTTTCTCTATACTTCACATACAATTTATACCGAATTTATCATTTCGTTTtctgatttcaaaaaaaatcttacacaattttaaaattggacATGCAAGGGTGACACCATTGAGGCAACTATTGTTGAAACttcaacaatgaaaaaaattccAAGATTTATCAACGACGGTGAATGGTAtgacatttataattttaaggTCATCAACCCTACGCTCAAAGAGAGAAACACACCACATCTTTACCATATCAAATTTTGGGAGGATACGGAAATGATGAGACTTGCAGATTTGAGTCCAAAAAAATTCTTCgtttcaaagactttgaagacaTAAATAACGGAAGATCGATTGACGGCTCATCTTTTGGTTAGTTCTTTTTCATTTAACGATTTGTTGGAATCGTTTCGGAattacttttaaattatttatcaatataattttaaaaaaatttgtttattgcAAAATAGATGTATTTGTCTGTGTAATTGATGTTGTGGACAAAACAAGCCGTGGGATTGAAATTGCCGAAATTGGGATGATcaacgatgatgatgaagtagTTTTCACTCTCCTAAATGGCAGGTAATAAATTTTAGCTGATCTTATGTTTCTCCCGTATGAATCTCTAAAGTGCATCAACGACACTTAGTATAATtagataaaaatcataatttagttttttaactaaaaatataggAATGAGACACTTAAGTGTTGTGCAAAAAGAGATTATGCTTCAAAGTTCATGTATTACTGGAGATTGAACGAATGCCATCTCACATATAAATCCAAGCCAGTGTTCTGTGTTTTACGATTTTGGAAATTTGGTGATTGTGAAggtatgtttcttttcttacacTTTATATTGAATTATAATCTCTTATcaaatttaaacaaacatattactaaCTGTCTGATAACAATTGTAATTACTTATAGGTACATCATGTATTGTGAATTGTCTTGGCTCCTCGAGGATCTACATAAATCCAAACATTAACAGTTTGGAAAATCACAAAGCCAAGTAAGTTTAAAATTAGTTTCGAATTTGTAAATGTATTAatctataacaaatatatttttactcgGATAATTCAATGAAGACATTGACTATATGTTCAGCTGTGAATTCGCTGGCcgttattatataaagtatgtgATGGAAGATCACGATGACTCTTGAGGAACATGGGCATAAGGCGAGCAAGATTGAAGACGTATTTTGTATGTGAAATCTATGCTACTTTTTAATGTATAACGTCGAATTCTAAGGACTGATTATTTGTAATCTATGCAACTTTTTAATGTCTTTACTCATGTGTAATATACTGTGTTTGAATTTTAAGTATTGATTatcttttgttatcattttgaCCCATGCTTAGCTAGGTTACTTATATGGAAAACATATAAGAATGAAACATGTTCAATCTCTCTACCaaattctctcatcttctttgtAATTGCATCCTAATTTCCATATTTTCTTAGATTGGTGTCGTTATTACGGAATTTTgactttaatataaatatagaatGCAAACGCTTTGGtgatatattatacattttctaaaaattacttatatatttagTGTCCTGGGTGTAATTACAGTTATCACCCTGGGttaatttttcattattaatttcgaaaatatttaaaaaatacacatcagcaaactATGCCACATCATAtgacggttgagttataatGTTTCATGGCTGACTTTAACAAAAAGTAATTTGAAAGTAAACggttaaattttattacttggtggctgagttataatactcaATGGAAAACGAAAGGTTTCGTAGAATTCTTATAACAAATGAGTTATAATGTTTGGTGGTTGActtattacataaaataaactgaaagtaaacggctgatttatattacttcacgactgagttataatacttaaaggAAAATGAAAGGTCTCATAAATtcttatgacggctgagttataatgggTGTCTCACCTATAATCATACATAATTTGTTgtggattgttttttttatttatctagaCAACTCTACACCCtcattttaatattgttaaaatGAGGATATTATTAAAATGAGGATATTGAAATAATGACATTCTTTGTAAACAACATCGTTATATCCTCATTTTaacaatgtaaaataaatctaattattattaaattttattactgttgcttttttttttgtcaacaaattttACTACTGTTGTTTTGTCGGCAAGTTTTACCATTTTttgaatagcaaaaaaaaaaaaaaaaaaaaaaaaaaaNNNNNNNNNNNNNNNNNNNNNNNNNNNNNNNNNNNNNNNNNNNNNNNNNNNNNNNNNNNNNNNNNNNNNNNNNNNNNNNNNNNNNNNNNNNNNNNNNNNNNNNNNNNNNNNNNNNNNNNNNNNNNNNNNNNNNNNNNNNNNNNNNNNNNNNNNNNNNNNaaaaaaaaaaaaaaaaaaaaaaaaaaaaaaaaaattctttaaggTGAACAGAAAACGTGAGGGCCTGCAATAGTCACCGAAACAAGGTGCGCAACTGCGCATAGCCCGACACTTGTGGTAGAATCCATAATCTTTGAAGAGTCAATAATGACCCTTACCCATTTCGCTCTCATGTGGACACAAAGGTAAACTACCACCAAGTACTAACTAATTCACTTGCCCACACGACATGAACTTTGGGAAAAAACCTGTGGGATAAAGCATCTGGTTTCACTATAACTTGCGGCTTCTTTTATCAGCTTCTCTCTGTATATAACAAGACCCATCAAATCTCACCTTCTTCATTATCTAACTTCAAACACAACTCTCCAtttttacaaaacttaataaacTAAAGAGTTTTCTCCattccgaaaaaaaaaaaaaaaaagatgagttcAACTAGCAAAGCATGGTTGGTGGCAGCAAGCATAGGAGCCTTGGAAGCGTCCAAGGATCAATTAGGCATATGCCGGTGGAACTACTTGATCAGATCTGTGAATCAACGTATCAAGAACAACGTGAGATCCGCTTCTCAGGCGAACAGATTCTCTTCTTCGTCAACCACCGCTGCTGCCTCCGTTAAGGATGACAACAAGGCCAAGCAAGCTGAAGAGTCTCTTAGGACGGTTATGTATTTGAGCTGTTGGGGTCCTAACTAATGGACCCATCCTTAGAAGGATGTAACAATGATTCTACTTGTACATAATAACGTTGATGAATTCaaatagatatattaaatttttgatacaattaacatttttgtattgtgtctgaaaaaaaaaaaaaaaaaaaaaaNTACATGACAAATAACATATTCAACAAAATAGTATTCGAGTAAAGTAGTGTTACATAAATGGGCCAAATCCAATTAATGGGCCGGGCTGAGACTTGGAGACGTCATCATCCCGAAACCAATCCCGTCGCCGTAGTTCTCTACCATGGCGATCCTGGCCATAGCCGCTCGTTTCCCTCTTCTCCTCCGTCTCACTGTCCCGTCTATATCGTCTCCGTCTTCTGTCATATACTATCGAAGAACTATTCCATCCGATGGATTCAGCAACCGGTTACGCTCGATCCTCCGTTATTCGTCGTCCAACGGCGGCGGAAGCGGCAGTGGCGACTTAACCGGTGTTAACGATTCCGTCACCGTTGTTTCAGATGTTCAAAGTCCTAATTACTTGAAATTTACGGATGAAGAGTTGATGAAGCAGTGTAGATTAGAGACATTTAGAGTTTCAGGACCTGGAGGACAACACCGGAACAAACGTGACTCCGCCGTGCGTCTTAAACATCTCCCCACCGGAATCGTAGCTCAGGCAGTCGAGGATCGTTCACAGCACAAGAATCGTGCTTCTGCTTTGAACCGTCTTCGCACGCTCCTCGCCATCAAAGGTCTCGATTCGATTCCTTCTCTCCCCATGTTTCATTCTTTGAAACTTTAACTTCTCCAATTCGATttctaaattttgcatttttccaGTGAGGAACAAAGTGGACCTTGATGCGTATGCTCCTCCTCCTGAGCTTCTTCAGATTCTACCTCCTAAGTCCACTATCAGAACTTCTTCTGGTTCACAGATTGGTCCCAACAATCCTAAATTTGTACCTGTATGATGAACTCCTCCTCTAGCTCCTCCTATCTTCCCTTTACCTTTTGCTTTGACTCAAATACACAATTGTAATTTGTTACAGGGAATGCAAGCTTTGCTTGATGTTGTTTCTGCTTCTGACGGTTCTATTGCCGATTCTGCCAAATTGCTTGGGTAACAAATCACTCTTTGAATCTGTAATTCTCTAAGTGTAGTTGTCATTGGCCTAACTTTGAGTCAACCTTACTATTTGGTTTTTTGAAGTTTGAGCACTGGTGGCTTATCTCGTTTGATACTCTCCCATGATGGTCTTCGTATGGCAGTCAATAGCATGAGAGCAGCCAAGGTAttgttttcattcttttatCAATCCGAATCCTCTGTTATTAGGAGTATGCCAATGAGGTAGTCATGGTGCAAAGTGTATTCTCTGTTTTTCATTGAAAGGTCCTTAGAATTTTATCTTGGGATAAAGCAATCTGAAACCATGTTTTTATTGGTTCTGCCTCCTGGAAACAAGTCTGTATGTAGATATGCTTGAAATGCATGCTTGCCGTCTTTCTGTCCCATCTTCCTCCTTATTTCTACGGTTACTTTATCTACTCATAGGACATAGGCGGTGGTTGCAGCATTATTTTGTAGGGAATGAAGAACTTTTCTGAATTGAAGAACTTTTTTTCTGAGTTTTCAGGGAATGAAGCCTCTCAAATAGTCGGGATGTATTGCCTTTGAAAGATGATGTGCAGGCCATTGACGAGCTTTATTTGGGTAGCTACTGCAGCACAGTGACTACCATTTCTTGCAccatattttgtatataaaacaaAGGTGAAATACTGAGTTCAGTCTAACATTTGTACTTCTACGATCATAAAAATAGTCACGTATTTGAGATGATATATTATAATAGGCTGTTCAAATGTTTGCAGTAAGTTTTTGCACCTTTGTTATGATTGTGTTGGAACCATTTTGGATTAGATATATTCcttgttctgttcttgttttgttttctctccatataagaaaataaatctcGTTGGTGCTGTTAAGTGAGTGGCTATCTGGTACGTTCCTACCTTTCAGATTTCCATGGTTGTATATATAAAGGGTTCATGTACCTTACACGATGAAGCACATGcaagttttgttttcatttgatAGTTACGTGCAGTAAGGGTATCTCCCTTTTAAAGATATGAAAATTACTTTGTGATATGGCAATCAAACAAACCTAGTGCCTTCAGCTACTTGGGTTTAGTatgtatctatttattttcttttctgatatTAGTTAGCTAGTGAGTTGAGTTACACATATATGACACGCTTAATATTTCGGTCAGCGGAACCAATGAAGAAAAACAGGTCACTGCCTGCAGGAATGTCCTCAGGTATATTGGACattgaaaatagcaaaaagagTTTGATACAGAATCAGATTCTTGTAGAATGAGGTTCTCTTCTTCCCCACACAGGAAAAGAAATAACTTTTATGGAGTTGACTCTGAGAaatgtttgtttattcatttttatcCAGAAAACAACAAGAGTTAGAGCCTCGTTGGGTGCATTCTGACTCACACTCCTATATTTTAAACATGGATCTGAATTCTGAAGGTCTGCTCGATAGAGCAAGATTCCTAGACTTCTGATGGAGCGAACAGCGACTATATGTTCACCTTCCCTTTTATCTCTAACTCTGCTATGTAGTGAATGATCAGCTTTGGCACATGcaaatttccaaaatttcttATAGTGAATGATCTTTGGTAAAAAATCTCATGTTGATACCATAGTCACTCTGCTCTTAAATAAGATAGCAGAAGCATATGTTTGTGGATGTTCTATTTTAGTCATAAAGCTCTTAGAGCATCTGTCTAAAGTGCGTTTGACTTTCATGAGACCTATGCCCTGTTTAATAATATTTGCAAGGATAATTCCTTACTTTAAGTTGAAAGAAAAGATCTGATTCCTCACCACTATTTCATGGggtatttatttcttttattggCAACTTTCTCCTCTTGTCTCTCCTGTCTAATCGTagaatcatgtatatatatagacttcACAACAGAAACAGTTCTAATAAGACTTGCAACATCCAATAGTATCATTTTAGTCCGTAGATATCAATGAGGCTTGATTTATCTTCCAAGCTTCGGCAAGTTCTTGGCCTCGCCAAGGATCATGCATCTATTGGCAGAGCTATTGTACAAAACTACAATGAAAAAGCGTTTTTTGACATTGAAGTGGCAGTGGTTCGAGCCACTAGCCATGATGATTGTCCTGTTGATGACAAAACCATGCACGAGATACTCTTTCTTGTCTCTAACACCCCGGGCTCCATTCCTTTTCTTGCTGAGCAGGTCTCACGCCGTCTAGCTAAGACAAGAGATTGCTTAGTCGCCGGTAAAACTCTGTTACTTTTCCACCGTCTCTTGCGTGGTAGCAGTCGAAGTATCGAGCAGCAATTGCATATTGCACACACCTCAGGTCATCTCCAAATAGGTTGCTGCTGGTTCATGATGAGCTCAGATCCTCCATCCTTCGTTTTTCTGCAGAACTATGTAGCTTATCTCCAAGAAAGAGTTGGATGGATCATCAACCAAGCTGGTAAGCTCGAACCTGTTATGTCTGGTGGTACAAAATTTAGCCGATACAAAGAGAAGTCCATGGACCTGGTGTTCCACATCTTACCGAAGTGCCAGGAGTTCATTGCACAGGCGTTGAAGTGTTCACCGGTTTCTTATGCCTGGCCTATAGATAACCTGGTTCAAGCAGCTATAGGCAACATCTTGAAAGAGAGTTTCCAAGTCTACATGACGTATTCCGATGGGATAGCCGCACTGGTTAACATGCTCTTTGATCTTTCAAGACCCGCAAGAGATTTAGCTTGCGGAATGTTGAAGAAAGCTTCTCAGCAGATTCAAGATCTCCGCGTACTATATGAAAAGTGTAGAGGATTCCCCGGTATGAAAAGCTTGGATTACCCATCTGTGCAAGCCATTACAATGGATCATATCGTAGCACTAGAGGAATGCTCAAGCTATGGAGGCAAAAGAAATTTCTCTGTCTCCACCAACCTAAGTGATCCAGTCACTTGCGATGAacgaaaacaagaaaaccaTTGCGCCGATTTTTCATCAACCAGTCTTTTCTTATTTCCAGCGGAGACCAAAATCAGTATGGTTTGGGTTGTTTTTGAcaatgaagatggtgaagaaacaTACAAGCAAAAAGAGCAAGCTTCAACAGGGAGTACAAGAAAGTTGCAGAAGTCAGGTAGAGGTCACTGATCAGAGAGATTGTGTCTTTTATTCGTGTTccaattaaagaaacaattacATAGTACTATTGTTGTCACTTTACATTATAGCAACATATACATGGGTTCTCCAgaatttatatgataattttgtGCATATCCCGATTTGGTTCAACTTATATTTTCAGTGTTATAAGTTTAATGAGCAAAAGAAAGGATAAGTAGTACACTTAAAACTTGTATTGTCAAGTCTTCTGATGCTGAAGTGTAATTTTTGCCGCTGTATAGTTGATACTTGATATATGGTACATCTAAGAATCAGAAAACTTATCaatacagttttgttttttcagagTAATGTATAGTTTGAACTTTGGAGTCTTTTGGACCACGCAATGCAGAATAAGACAATGTAAAGAATAGGCAATGAAGCATAcctaaaaactccaaaaatgGAGCATGCTTCCCATCATGGGCCTATATTGGGTCTTTTACAAAATACTAATTATATGCATTAAGGACTTCACTATATATACTGACAGAAGTGTCTGGAACATTACGGAAGATAAGAAGACCCTTGAAGTCTTAAACCACCAAGCTTCTGAGTAGAACATTCTCAATTCCTCGGTCAATAATTCAGTAAATACAAAAGGATAACAAATAAAGACGCAAGAGTGTTCGAGAATCTGCAGCATTATTCACTACATAAGACGCATCTATATATTGACCCCAGACTTGCACCTTAATCCTCATAGAGAAGAGAACAAACATCAAGTACTGAGAGGGATCAGAGAACTAACCATTGTCACCACTCTCCTTTTACCCCTTCTACAAGAAAAACAAGCTCTAACCAAAAGATGAAGCAAATCTATCTTTCTATGTtaggttttttctttataactcTGTTCCTCGGAAAGATCAAAACAACTGAAGGGTCCTTGCCATCTGCATTCGACACTCCGGGAAGTCTACTAGCTGATCTCTGGCGAGATCGGTTTCCTGATCCTTTCAGAGTCTTGGAGCAAATCCCATTAGGTATTGAGAGGGATCAGAGCGTGGCTCTGTCTCCTGTACGAGTAGACTGGAAAGAAACACCAGAAGAGCATGTGATCAGGCTCGATGTACCAGGAATGAAGAAGGATGAGGTGAAGATAGAAGTGGAGGAGAATCGAGTTGTGCGAGTAAGCGGtgagaggaaaagagaagaggagaaagaaggaGATCACTGGCATAGAGTGGAGAGATCACATGGCAAGTTCTGGAGACAGTTTAGGATGCCTGATAATGTGGATTTGGACTCCGTCAAAGCCAAGCTTGATAACGGAGTACTCACCATTACCATCAACAAGCTTTCCCCAGAAANTTGCGATGAacgaaaacaagaaaaccaTTGCGCCGATTTTTCATCAACCAGTCTTTTCTTATTTCCAGCGGAGACCAAAATCAGTATGGTTTGGGTTGTTTTTGAcaatgaagatggtgaagaaacaTACAAGCAAAAAGAGCAAGCTTCAACAGGGAGTACAAGAAAGTTGCAGAAGTCAGGTAGAGGTCACTGATCAGAGAGATTGTGTCTTTTATTCGTGTTccaattaaagaaacaattacATAGTACTATTG from Camelina sativa cultivar DH55 chromosome 3, Cs, whole genome shotgun sequence includes:
- the LOC104779053 gene encoding 22.0 kDa heat shock protein-like, which encodes MKQIYLSMLGFFFITLFLGKIKTTEGSLPSAFDTPGSLLADLWRDRFPDPFRVLEQIPLGIERDQSVALSPVRVDWKETPEEHVIRLDVPGMKKDEVKIEVEENRVVRVSGERKREEEKEGDHWHRVERSHGKFWRQFRMPDNVDLDSVKAKLDNGVLTITINKLSPEXCDERKQENHCADFSSTSLFLFPAETKISMVWVVFDNEDGEETYKQKEQASTGSTRKLQKSGRGH
- the LOC109132277 gene encoding uncharacterized protein LOC109132277, which gives rise to MSSTSKAWLVAASIGALEASKDQLGICRWNYLIRSVNQRIKNNVRSASQANRFSSSSTTAAASVKDDNKAKQAEESLRTVMYLSCWGPN
- the LOC104777350 gene encoding putative clathrin assembly protein At1g33340, producing MRLDLSSKLRQVLGLAKDHASIGRAIVQNYNEKAFFDIEVAVVRATSHDDCPVDDKTMHEILFLVSNTPGSIPFLAEQVSRRLAKTRDCLVAGKTLLLFHRLLRGSSRSIEQQLHIAHTSGHLQIGCCWFMMSSDPPSFVFLQNYVAYLQERVGWIINQAGKLEPVMSGGTKFSRYKEKSMDLVFHILPKCQEFIAQALKCSPVSYAWPIDNLVQAAIGNILKESFQVYMTYSDGIAALVNMLFDLSRPARDLACGMLKKASQQIQDLRVLYEKCRGFPGMKSLDYPSVQAITMDHIVALEECSSYGGKRNFSVSTNLSDPVTCDERKQENHCADFSSTSLFLFPAETKISMVWVVFDNEDGEETYKQKEQASTGSTRKLQKSE
- the LOC104777345 gene encoding uncharacterized protein LOC104777345, producing MAILAIAARFPLLLRLTVPSISSPSSVIYYRRTIPSDGFSNRLRSILRYSSSNGGGSGSGDLTGVNDSVTVVSDVQSPNYLKFTDEELMKQCRLETFRVSGPGGQHRNKRDSAVRLKHLPTGIVAQAVEDRSQHKNRASALNRLRTLLAIKVRNKVDLDAYAPPPELLQILPPKSTIRTSSGSQIGPNNPKFVPGMQALLDVVSASDGSIADSAKLLGLSTGGLSRLILSHDGLRMAVNSMRAAKGMKPLK